Genomic window (Longimicrobium sp.):
ATGACCGCGGCCATCGAGGCGCACCCGCGCATCCGCATCGCCCGCGGCGAGGTGGAGAATCTCCCGTCCGGCCCCGCCATCGTGGCCACCGGCCCGCTGACCTCCGACGCGCTCTCGCTCTCCATCCGCCGCGCGCTGGGGAGCGACCACGGGCTGGCCTTCTTCGACGCCATTGCCCCCGTGGTCAGCGACGAGTCGCTGGACAAGGAGCAGCTCTTCGCCGCCAGCCGCTGGGGGAAGGGCGAGGGCGACGACTACCTGAACGCGCCGATGACGAAGGAGCAGTACGACGCCTTCATCGAGGCGCTGCGGACGGGCGAGGAGTACGCCGGGCACGACTGGGAGAACGTTCCCTACTTCGAAGGGTGCCTGCCGATCGAGGTGATGGCGCACCGCGGGCCGGAGACGCTGCGCTTCGGGCCGATGAAGCCCGTCGGCCTCCCCGTCCCCCAGTGGGGTGGGAAACGGGCGTGGGCGGTCATCCAGCTGCGCCGCGAGGACCGCGCGGGGCAGATGTGGAACCTGGTGGGCTTCCAGACGCGGCTGAAGATCCCCGAGCAGAAGCGCATCTTCCGCACGATTCCGGGGCTGGAGAACGCCGAGTTCCTGCGCTGGGGCTCCATCCACCGCAACACGTACCTGAACTTCCCCGCGGCGCTCACCGCGCACGGCTCGCTGCCAGACCGGCCGGAGCTGATGTTCGCCGGGCAGATTACGGGCGTGGAGGGGTATACCGAGTCGACCGCCATCGGCATCCTGGCCGCGGCGAACCTGGACCGCGTGGTCCGCGGGCTCGACCCCGTCATCCCCCCGCCGACCACCATGATGGGCGGGCTGATGCGCTACCTGCGCGAGAGCGACCCGGCGCACTTCGCCCCCATGAACTCCAACTTCGGGCTGATCGACCCGCTGGAGACCGGCGGGAAGAAGATGAAGAAGGAGGAGAAGCGCGAGCGGCTGGTGGAGCGCGCCCGCGCCGACTTCGGCGCGTGGATGGACGCCCACGACCTGCGCGTGGCCGAGCCCGCCGCGCGGGGATGACGGACGCCGCCCGCCCGCCCGTGCCGCTGCCGCCGCGCGACGAGGCCGGCGACTTCCTGCGCTGGATCGCGCACGAGCGCCAGCTCTCGCCGCAGACGGTGCGGGCGTACACGGACGACCTGGGCGAGTTCGAGGCCTTCCTGGACCGCTACTACGGCTCCGGCGAGTGGACCTGGGCGGGGGTCGACCGCCTCTCCATCCGCAGCTTCATGGGTGACTGCGCCACCCGCCGCGGGCTCGCGAAGAGCAGCATCGCCCGCAAGCTGTCGGCGATCCGCTCGTTCTACCGCTACCTGCACGTGGAGGAGCGGGTGGACGCGAACCCGGCGAAGGCCGTCCGCACGCCGAAGAAGGACCGCACGC
Coding sequences:
- the trmFO gene encoding methylenetetrahydrofolate--tRNA-(uracil(54)-C(5))-methyltransferase (FADH(2)-oxidizing) TrmFO, whose translation is MAEVTVVGGGLSGSEAAYQLAERGHDVTLHEMRPVRGTPAHQTDRLGEIVCSNTFKSEDPHNAHGLLKLEMDELGAGGSLLLACARESRIPGGTALTVDRIEFAGRMTAAIEAHPRIRIARGEVENLPSGPAIVATGPLTSDALSLSIRRALGSDHGLAFFDAIAPVVSDESLDKEQLFAASRWGKGEGDDYLNAPMTKEQYDAFIEALRTGEEYAGHDWENVPYFEGCLPIEVMAHRGPETLRFGPMKPVGLPVPQWGGKRAWAVIQLRREDRAGQMWNLVGFQTRLKIPEQKRIFRTIPGLENAEFLRWGSIHRNTYLNFPAALTAHGSLPDRPELMFAGQITGVEGYTESTAIGILAAANLDRVVRGLDPVIPPPTTMMGGLMRYLRESDPAHFAPMNSNFGLIDPLETGGKKMKKEEKRERLVERARADFGAWMDAHDLRVAEPAARG